A DNA window from Ipomoea triloba cultivar NCNSP0323 chromosome 10, ASM357664v1 contains the following coding sequences:
- the LOC116032392 gene encoding protein DMR6-LIKE OXYGENASE 2-like → MATPKMLPHEHSTVAPTFHSSTSVKVLSESPNLNSIPSNYVHSSCPEESHVSDAEDSTLIPIIDFSQLTSDHSDHRSKAIQALGKACEEWGFFMVVNHGIPESLIKAVIDVTNEFFNMAEEDKKQFEGKDVLDPIRCGTSFNSSKEKAFFWRDFLKVFVHPQFHCPSHPQAFSEVMSEYCENSRKVAKKILGAISESLGLEECAINNALALDSMFQIFIGNYYPRCPQPELAMGLPPHSDHGLLTLLIQNGVGGLQIMHEQKWVDVNALPNSLLVNTGDHLEIFSNGKYKSVVHRAVVNNKEKRISIATAHGPSPETVVRPASQLMEGASCQPAVAYRPMKYKDYIHMQQSNQLHEKSCLDHVTKSISNHYIMDEGP, encoded by the exons ATGGCTACCCCAAAAATGCTACCTCATGAGCACTCAACTGTTGCTCCAACTTTTCATAGTTCTACGAGTGTAAAAGTACTCTCTGAATCACCCAATCTCAACTCCATCCCTTCTAACTATGTTCACTCAAGTTGTCCTGAGGAATCTCATGTCTCAGATGCTGAGGATTCAACTTTGATACCTATAATTGATTTCTCCCAGCTCACCTCAGATCACAGTGATCACAGGTCCAAGGCCATTCAAGCCCTTGGCAAAGCTTGTGAAGAGTGGGGTTTCTTCATG GTGGTGAATCATGGAATCCCAGAGAGTTTGATAAAGGCAGTGATTGATGTTACTAATGAATTCTTCAACATGGCTGAGGAGGATAAGAAGCAGTTTGAAGGTAAAGATGTATTAGACCCCATCAGGTGTGGCACCAGCTTCAATTCCTCAAAAGAGAAAGCCTTTTTCTGGAGAGACTTCTTGAAGGTCTTTGTTCATCCTCAATTTCACTGCCCCTCTCATCCCCAGGCTTTCAG TGAAGTTATGTCGGAATATTGTGAGAATAGCCGGAAAGTGGCCAAGAAAATACTGGGAGCGATATCAGAAAGTCTAGGTTTGGAGGAATGTGCCATCAACAATGCCTTGGCTTTGGACTCAATGTTTCAGATTTTCATCGGAAATTACTACCCGCGTTGCCCTCAGCCGGAGCTTGCGATGGGGCTGCCGCCGCACTCCGATCACGGCCTTTTAACCCTTCTCATACAGAATGGAGTCGGAGGGCTGCAGATAATGCATGAACAAAAATGGGTCGACGTCAACGCCCTTCCCAACTCCCTTCTGGTCAACACCGGCGACCATCTCGAG ATATTCAGTAATGGGAAATACAAGAGTGTGGTGCACAGAGCTGTGGTGAATAACAAAGAGAAACGAATATCCATAGCCACAGCTCACGGTCCTTCGCCGGAGACCGTGGTGAGGCCGGCTTCTCAACTGATGGAAGGGGCAAGCTGCCAACCGGCGGTTGCATATAGGCCGATGAAGTATAAGGACTACATACATATGCAGCAGAGTAATCAACTTCATGAGAAATCCTGCTTGGATCATGTGACCAAGTCGATTAGCaatcattatatcatggacGAAGGTCCATAG
- the LOC116032776 gene encoding serine/threonine-protein kinase PEPKR2-like, translated as MECLGKKRKGVDISVACEKEEALLTLVRSHFSLEDYSRRRKKCKEVVVKDDAVIRKSVVTGVVTAPPCGSEHSNTPGRGLKRKIGCLDAATRLGRKKKIDQDYELGEIIGKGKFGSVMLCRSKLSGQQFACKTLSKGEESVHREVEIMQHLSGYQGIVTLKAVYEDAEYFHLVMELCSGGRLLDQMAKFGPYSEQRAANVIKELMLVIRYCHEMGVVHRDIKPENVLLTTSGQVKLADFGLAARISDGQSLTGIAGSPAYVAPEVLLGHYTEKVDIWSAGVTLYALLCGLLPFHGNSLESVFNAIKKENLTFCGEVWKSVSQPARDLISRMLTRDASARYSADEVLRHPWVLFFTEPTLNTLISKPRIRNHVRLTRNQLIAVHGSESERNSLTANRSFNDDSVSTPPSGKLLEGEESSLVDVLAMAISRVKISEPKRSRLCSPARQIEQECTSNIKVNHLCTAF; from the exons ATGGAGTGTTTGGGGAAGAAGAGGAAGGGTGTGGATATTTCAGTTGCTTGTGAAAAAGAGGAGGCTTTGCTAACATTGGTTCGGTCGCATTTCTCGCTGGAAGATTACTCGAGGAGGAGAAAGAAATGTAAGGAAGTAGTGGTGAAAGATGATGCTGTGATTAGGAAGAGTGTTGTTACTGGGGTTGTGACAGCGCCGCCTTGTGGGAGTGAGCATTCGAACACACCGGGGAGGGGGCTTAAGAGGAAAATCGGGTGCCTTGATGCAGCAACTCGATTAGGcaggaagaagaagattgaTCAGGACTATGAGCTGGGGGAAATTATAGGGAAAGGGAAGTTTGGATCTGTGATGTTGTGTCGAAGTAAATTGAGCGGACAACAGTTTGCTTGCAAGACTTTGAGCAAGGGAGAAGAGAGTGTGCACCGTGAAGTTGAGATAATGCAGCACCTCTCTGGATATCAAGGCATCGTGACACTTAAGGCAGTGTATGAGGATGCCGAGTATTTCCATCTCGTGATGGAACTTTGCTCCGGGGGGCGATTACTTGACCAAATGGCTAAATTTGGGCCGTACTCTGAGCAGCGAGCTGCTAATGTGATCAAGGAGCTTATGCTTGTTATCAGATACTGCCATGAGATGGGTGTTGTCCATCGGGACATCAAGCCTGAGAATGTCCTGCTTACAACTTCTGGTCAAGTGAAGCTCGCAGATTTTGGGCTAGCTGCACGAATTTCAGATG GTCAAAGCTTGACTGGTATAGCTGGAAGTCCAGCCTACGTTGCTCCAGAAGTTCTTCTCGGTCATTATACAGAGAAAGTAGACATCTGGAGTGCGGGTGTTACCCTGTATGCACTTTTGTGTGGTCTACTCCCATTTCATGGCAATTCTTTGGAATCAGTCTTCAATGctattaagaaggaaaacctcACTTTCTGTGGTGAAGTCTGGAAATCTGTATCGCAACCTGCTCGTGACCTGATCTCTCGTATGTTAACAAGGGATGCCTCAGCAAGGTACAGTGCAGACGAAGTACTAA GGCATCCATGGGTTTTGTTTTTCACTGAGCCGACATTGAATACACTGATTTCGAAACCAAGAATTAGGAACCATGTGAGGTTAACAAGGAACCAGCTGATAGCTGTTCACGGGTCAGAGTCTGAGAGAAACAGCTTAACAGCCAATCGCTCTTTCAATGATGACTCTGTGTCCACTCCACCATCTGGCAAGTTGCTTGAAGGCGAAGAGTCTAGTTTGGTTGACGTTCTTGCCATGGCTATTTCACGTGTTAAGATATCGGAGCCAAAGAGAAGCAGATTATGCAGCCCTGCCAGACAAATCGAACAGGAGTGTACCTCTAACATTAAAGTTAACCACCTATGTACAGCATTTTGA
- the LOC116032400 gene encoding transcription factor bHLH143 — protein MVTGNELQPCQQCPAWISPNLSHVSALLQLRQQVNLPSFPNSSAFSANALSPGISTLLNGSPNLEAAQTNETNGVFLPMLPDLNILPPPATNNQYLSESQPAGRRVLPIDTSVKKFLIFDQSGDQTRLFIGPSFSPQNELLSKKIVGNYGSQPENLGTLSGHSSPMEPIIEEPLNRTHGSCKGSEMHEDSEEINALLYSDGDEDEEHDDDDDVDGEDDEVTSTGHSPFMVTQSISDHQQLRQLSEDTASSDGSSKRQRLHDGGYKKSFTHTATSAKIPKSCTNVDDGESSCVKESNSHMCNREKKIRIRETLRVLQSLILDINSNNDPLLVIDEAINYLKFMKLKVKEMGVELELPQAHAPFPQ, from the coding sequence ATGGTTACGGGCAACGAGCTTCAACCTTGCCAGCAGTGTCCTGCATGGATTTCACCCAATTTGAGCCATGTTTCTGCACTTTTGCAGCTCAGGCAGCAAGTCAATCTGCCATCGTTTCCAAATTCTTCTGCATTTTCTGCAAATGCACTTTCTCCCGGGATTTCCACTTTGCTCAATGGCTCGCCTAACTTAGAAGCAGCCCAGACGAATGAAACCAATGGGGTGTTTTTACCAATGCTTCCCGATTTGAACATCTTACCTCCTCCTGCTACAAATAATCAATATCTGAGTGAATCTCAACCAGCTGGGAGACGAGTTCTGCCAATTGACACATCTGTGaaaaaatttctcatttttGATCAGTCCGGGGACCAGACTAGATTGTTTATTGGTCCATCTTTTAGTCCTCAGAATGAGCTTCTGTCCAAGAAAATTGTTGGCAATTATGGTTCACAACCCGAAAACTTGGGGACTCTCAGTGGGCACAGTTCTCCTATGGAACCCATAATTGAAGAACCACTGAATAGGACCCATGGCAGCTGTAAAGGAAGCGAGATGCATGAAGACTCGGAAGAAATCAATGCATTACTCTATTCTGATGGAGACGAGGACGAGGagcatgatgatgatgatgatgttgatgGGGAGGATGATGAAGTAACTAGCACGGGTCACTCTCCGTTTATGGTTACACAAAGTATAAGTGATCATCAACAGTTGAGGCAACTTTCTGAGGACACCGCCAGCTCTGATGGCTCATCAAAAAGGCAAAGACTGCATGATGGCGGGTACAAGAAGTCATTTACACACACTGCAACATCAGCAAAGATACCCAAATCCTGCACTAATGTGGATGACGGGGAATCAAGCTGTGTTAAGGAAAGCAACTCCCACATGTGCAATAGGGAAAAGAAGATAAGAATCCGCGAGACATTGAGAGTTCTTCAAAGCTTGATTCTTGACATAAACAGCAATAATGATCCATTGTTGGTCATCGACGAGGCAATAAACTACTTAAAGTTCATGAAGCTGAAGGTGAAAGAGATGGGAGTTGAACTCGAACTCCCTCAAGCACACGCCCCATTTCCTCAATAG
- the LOC116031770 gene encoding peptidyl-prolyl cis-trans isomerase FKBP12, protein MGVEKEVVRAGNGPKPVRGQTVTVHCTGFGKNGDLSQKFWSTKDPGQQPFSFQIGHGKVIKGWDEGVMGMQIGEVARLRCSPDYAYGPSGFPAWGIQPNSVLVFEIEVLGAQ, encoded by the exons ATGGGAGTTGAGAAGGAAGTTGTGAGAGCCGGAAACGGTCCAAAGCCGGTTCGTGGTCAGACCGTCACCGTCCACTGCACCGGCTTCG GCAAAAATGGCGACCTTTCTCAGAAATTCTGGAG CACAAAAGACCCTGGGCAGCAGCCTTTTTCCTTCCAAATTGGTCATGGCAAAGTTATCAAAG GGTGGGATGAAGGTGTCATGGGAATGCAAATAGGAGAAGTTGCTCGATTACGG TGCTCTCCCGACTACGCCTATGGTCCCAGTGGATTCCCAGCTTGGGGTATTCAGCCCAACTCGGTTCTGGTTTTCGAGATTGAAGTCCTGGGTGCACAGTAA